One region of Citrus sinensis cultivar Valencia sweet orange chromosome 6, DVS_A1.0, whole genome shotgun sequence genomic DNA includes:
- the LOC102631064 gene encoding probable receptor-like protein kinase At5g18500: MGNNLNAELSKKTIFGIKVWEVIGISVALFIIIILSVLSFCLTSRKKSRRARNNLPFSQIPTVSKEIKEVRVEQVSTNEFVQRDGILLTIHDKSSDKESDKVMVHLGMGKLKKGDNSSHSGSFHHTDKDGGSISGEDSGSVTVYKPSSSHPITAPSPLIGLPEFSQLGWGHWFTLRDLELATNRFSKENVLGEGGYGVVYRGNLINGSPVAVKKILNNVGQAEKEFRVEVEAIGHVRHKNLVRLLGYCIEGIHRMLVYEYVNNGNLEQWLHGAMRHHGYLTWEARMKVLLGTAKALAYLHEAIEPKVVHRDIKSSNILIDDDFNAKVSDFGLAKLLGAGKSHVTTRVMGTFGYVAPEYANTGLLNEKSDVYSFGVLLLEAITGRDPVDHGRPAHEVNLVDWLKMMVGSRRSEEVVDPNIEVRPSTRALKRSLLTALRCVDPDSEKRPKMSQVVRMLESEEYPIVREDRRHRRTQGGTSMEIESQKENSDTDRSDYPGSRSESKRT; this comes from the exons ATGGGCAACAATCTTAATGCCGAATTATCCAAGAAAACTATTTTTGGTATTAAGGTTTGGGAAGTAATTGGAATTTCTGTTGCAttattcatcattattattctcTCTGTATTATCATTTTGCTTAACATCGAGGAAAAAATCAAGAAGGGCTAGAAACAACCTGCCCTTCAGTCAAATCCCCACTGTTTCTAAGGAAATAAAGGAAGTTAGGGTGGAGCAAGTATCAACGAATGAGTTTGTTCAGCGTGATGGTATTCTTCTTACTATTCATGACAAATCCAGTGACAAAGAGTCAGATAAGGTTATGGTTCATTTGGGTATGGGAAAATTGAAGAAGGGAGATAATAGCAGTCATTCAGGTTCTTTTCATCATACAGATAAAGATGGAGGGTCTATATCAGGGGAAGATTCAGGCAGCGTAACTGTGTACAAGCCATCTTCTTCACATCCCATTACGGCTCCTTCTCCTCTTATTGGTCTGCCTGAGTTTTCTCAATTGGGATGGGGCCACTGGTTTACATTAAGGGATCTTGAACTTGCTACCAACCGATTTTCAAAGGAAAACGTCCTTGGTGAGGGTGGATATGGAGTTGTTTATCGGGGAAATTTGATCAATGGGTCTCCAGTGGCAGTTAAGAAGATCCTGAATAACGT GGGCCAGGCAGAGAAAGAATTCAGAGTGGAAGTTGAAGCCATTGGCCATGTCCGCCACAAGAATTTGGTTCGTCTTCTAGGGTATTGTATTGAAGGAATTCATAG GATGTTGGTTTATGAGTATGTCAACAATGGAAATTTAGAACAGTGGCTTCATGGAGCTATGCGTCATCATGGATATCTTACTTGGGAGGCCCGTATGAAGGTTCTTCTTGGCACAGCTAAGGC TCTTGCCTATCTGCATGAGGCTATTGAGCCTAAAGTGGTTCACCGGGACATTAAATCAAGCAATATATTGATTGACGATGACTTCAATGCAAAAGTTTCTGATTTTGGCTTGGCTAAGTTGCTGGGTGCTGGGAAAAGTCATGTCACAACTCGAGTTATGGGGACATTTGG ATATGTGGCTCCGGAGTATGCAAATACTGGTCTGTTGAATGAGAAAAGTGATGTTTATAGCTTTGGGGTTCTGCTTTTGGAAGCAATAACTGGTAGAGACCCTGTGGACCACGGTCGTCCTGCACATGAG GTAAATTTGGTCGATTGGCTGAAGATGATGGTTGGAAGCAGGAGGTCAGAGGAAGTGGTGGACCCAAATATTGAGGTAAGGCCATCGACAAGAGCTCTAAAGCGTTCCCTTTTGACAGCATTACGGTGCGTTGATCCAGATTCAGAAAAAAGACCCAAAATGAGCCAAGTTGTGCGCATGCTTGAGTCCGAGGAATATCCTATAGTAAGAGAG GATCGAAGACACCGAAGAACTCAGGGAGGCACCAGTATGGAGATTGAATCCCAGAAAGAAAATTCTGACACAGACCGGAGTGATTATCCGGGTTCAAGGTCGGAGAGCAAGCGGACATAA
- the LOC102613380 gene encoding serine/threonine-protein kinase haspin homolog isoform X2, which yields MGDSSVDLWAHLIASQQQQNQEENKIEVMYERRRKPHQQHTHKDATLNGMSFAAAAGGGTNNTNQNRVSWNRSLSTRGRTSIAVGSCLDVRPQGKQARRKGKPALPKSKGVQPVSFEKEREYFQEVDAFELLEESPSPKHFSTWAMGNQNDTVPIPHLCSRLEKWLLSKKFNYSCGPSSTLSKILETPYRNLESLQGEVNFSILSTPKKSSFKDTSGFPSIQSRFNEEFITKDVHERDINSRKSNAVSESVKNESCEDIEVAVKKLSLASTSASSVVDHVNPFSTLLAVCGQSAPTKLLDLFSKYSDPENIVKVGEGTFGEAFLAGNTVCKVVPIDGDLKVNGEAQKKSEELLEEVVLSWTLNHLRRNEGDTLNACTTFVETFEIKVCQGPYDAALIQAWEDWDDKHCSENDNPKEFPENQRYIVFVLQHGGKDLESFVLLNINEARSLLVQVTAGLAVAEAAYEFEHRDLHWGNVLLSRNDSVTMNFLLDGKQMFVRTFGLSVTIIDFTLSRINTGEDIFFLDLSQDPELFSGPKGDKQFDTYRKMKKVTEDQWEGSFPKTNVLWLVYLVDMLLLKKTFDRSSKDERDLRSLKKRLDKYNSAKEAIFDPFFSDLIVDRPL from the exons ATGG gTGACAGCAGCGTTGATTTGTGGGCACATTTAATAGCATCACAACAGCAACAAAatcaagaagaaaacaaaattgaagtgATGTatgagagaagaagaaagccTCACCAACAACACACCCATAAAGATGCAACCTT AAATGGGATGAGctttgctgctgctgctggtggTGGTACCAACAATACTAATCAGAACCGTGTCAGTTGGAACCGTTCACTTTCCACCAg AGGGAGGACAAGTATTGCAGTTGGTTCTTGTCTGGATGTCCGGCCTCAGGGAAAGCAGgcaagaagaaaaggaaaaccAGCTCTTCCAAAG AGCAAAGGTGTGCAACCTGTTAGCTTTGAGAAGGAACGGGAGTACTTTCAAGAAGTTGATGCCTTtgagttgcttgaagaaaGCCCCTCACCAAAGCACTTTAGTACATGGGCCATGGGCAACCAAAATGATACTGTTCCCATTCCACATTTGTGTTCAAGATTAGAGAAGTGGTTACTttccaaaaaatttaactacaGTTGTGGACCGTCTAGCACACTGTCCAAGATATTAGAAACTCCATATAGAAACTTGGAATCTCTCCAAGGGGaagttaatttttcaattttgagtaCACCAAAAAAATCTTCTTTCAAAGATACTTCTGGTTTCCCTTCTATCCAGAGCAGATTTAATGAAGAGTTTATTACTAAAGATGTTCATGAAAGAGATATAAATTCTCGAAAGAGCAATGCCGTATCTGAAAGTGTGAAAAATGAGAGCTGTGAAGATATAGAAGTTGCTGTAAAGAAACTCTCTCTGGCATCAACGTCAGCTTCATCAGTTGTTGATCAtgtaaatccattttctaCACTTTTAGCTGTTTGTGGACAGTCAGCTCCTACAAAGCTATTGGATTTATTCTCCAAATATAG TGACCCAGAAAATATTGTCAAAGTTGGTGAAGGTACTTTTGGGGAAGCATTCCTGGCAGGCAACACTGTTTGCAAAGTAGTTCCAATTGATGGAGACTTAAAAGTTAATGGGGAAGCTCAAAAG AAATCAGAAGAATTGCTTGAAGAGGTTGTACTGTCTTGGACTCTAAACCATTTGAGACGAAATGAGGGTGACACTCTTAATGCTTGCACTACATTTGTTGAAACGTTCGA gATCAAAGTATGCCAAGGTCCTTATGATGCTGCATTAATCCAAGCATGGGAAGACTGGGATGATAAGCATTGTTCAGAAAATGATAACCCCAAGGAGTTTCCAGAGAATCAG CGTTacattgtgtttgttttacaACATGGGGGAAAGGATCTTGAAAGCTTTGTGCTCTTGAACATCAATGAAGCGCGGAGTCTGTTGGTTCAG GTTACAGCTGGCCTGGCTGTGGCTGAAGCTGCATATGAGTTTGAGCACCGGGACTTGCATTG GGGAAACGTACTTTTGAGTCGAAATGATTCTGTTACAATGAATTTTCTTCTTGACGGGAAGCAAATGTTTGTTCGAACATTTGGACTGTCTGTAACAATAATTGATTTCACTCTTTCAAGAATTAATACAG GTgaagatattttctttttggaccTTTCTCAAGACCCTGAGCTCTTTAGCGGTCCAAAAGGAGATAAACAA TTTGATACTTATcgaaagatgaaaaaggtaaCGGAAGATCAATGGGAAGGAAG TTTTCCCAAAACGAATGTGTTATGGTTGGTATATTTGGTGGACATGTTACTCCTGAAGAAAACATTT GATCGTTCTTCGAAAGATGAGAGAGATTTACGATCATTGAAGAAACGTCTGGACAAGTATAATTCAGCCAAAGAAGCAATTTTTGATCCTTTCTTCAGTGACTTGATAGTGGATAGACCTTTGTGA